In Streptomyces sp. NBC_00448, the following are encoded in one genomic region:
- a CDS encoding CaiB/BaiF CoA transferase family protein, with product MSLSAPPRRGPLDDCLVVDLSHALAGPHAAMLLGDLGARVIKVEKPRVGDETRGWGPPFAGPAPTRESTYFLSCNRNKESVTADLSTTQGRDLLDRLIRRADVLVENFRPGVLDRLGFPLDRLREANPALVVLSISGFGHDGPAAGRTGYDQIAQGEAGLMSLTGEPGHPTKAGVPIADLMAGTYGVLGVLGALADRRASGRGRVVRTSLLSAVVGVHSFQGTRWTVAGEVPRGSGNRHPAIAPYGLYRCADGDIQIAAGSEALWQAVAGVTGLDPADPRYAANADRVLHHAELAADLEAVLAHGTVATWTARFDAAGVPAGRVRTLDEVYDWEQTRQQGLVITVDHATLGAIELPGTPWHFDDPEGSPRHTAPPVLGQHDSSVRAWLDGLDEVDTANGNDVRVTIGPGAARPARAPR from the coding sequence ATGAGCCTCTCCGCACCTCCCCGTCGCGGACCACTCGACGACTGCCTGGTCGTCGACCTGTCGCACGCGCTGGCCGGGCCGCACGCGGCCATGCTCCTCGGCGACCTGGGGGCGCGGGTGATCAAGGTCGAGAAACCTCGGGTGGGCGACGAGACCCGAGGCTGGGGCCCGCCGTTCGCGGGGCCGGCGCCGACCCGGGAGTCGACGTACTTCCTCTCCTGCAACCGCAACAAGGAGTCGGTCACCGCCGATCTCTCCACCACCCAGGGCCGCGATCTGCTCGACCGGCTGATCCGCCGTGCCGACGTGCTGGTGGAGAACTTCCGCCCCGGCGTGCTCGACCGGCTCGGCTTTCCCCTCGACCGGCTGCGGGAGGCGAACCCGGCACTGGTGGTCCTGTCCATCAGCGGCTTCGGCCACGACGGCCCGGCTGCGGGGCGGACCGGCTACGACCAGATCGCGCAGGGCGAGGCAGGTCTGATGAGCCTGACCGGCGAGCCCGGCCACCCCACGAAGGCCGGTGTGCCGATCGCCGACCTGATGGCGGGCACCTACGGCGTACTCGGAGTGCTGGGCGCCCTGGCCGACCGCCGCGCGAGCGGACGGGGACGGGTCGTGCGCACCTCGCTGCTGTCCGCGGTCGTCGGCGTCCACAGCTTCCAGGGAACGCGCTGGACCGTCGCGGGGGAGGTGCCGCGTGGCAGCGGCAACCGGCACCCGGCGATCGCGCCGTACGGCCTCTACCGGTGCGCGGACGGCGACATCCAGATCGCGGCCGGCAGCGAAGCGCTCTGGCAGGCGGTCGCAGGCGTCACCGGACTCGACCCGGCCGACCCGCGCTACGCCGCCAACGCCGACCGGGTCCTGCACCACGCGGAACTGGCCGCCGACCTCGAAGCCGTACTCGCGCACGGCACCGTCGCCACGTGGACCGCCAGGTTCGACGCCGCCGGCGTGCCGGCCGGCCGCGTCCGCACCCTCGACGAGGTGTACGACTGGGAGCAGACCCGGCAGCAGGGCCTGGTCATCACGGTGGACCACGCCACCCTCGGGGCCATCGAACTGCCGGGAACGCCCTGGCACTTCGACGACCCCGAAGGTTCCCCCCGGCACACCGCGCCACCGGTGCTCGGCCAGCACGACTCGTCCGTTCGCGCCTGGCTCGACGGACTCGACGAGGTCGACACCGCGAACGGCAACGACGTCCGCGTGACGATCGGGCCGGGCGCCGCGCGCCCCGCCCGCGCACCCCGCTGA
- a CDS encoding bile acid:sodium symporter family protein — protein MHGTASPPGTPGPPTAPGRRRVRPPRIDPYVAALFGTVGVAALLPATGAAEAPVGTASNLAIAGLFFLYGARLSSRAAVDGLRHWRLHLTITGSTFVLFPLLGLAARVLVPDVIAPDLYPGLLFLCLLPTTVQSAIGFTAIARGNVAAAICAGTYSSLLGMLVTPFLAAALLGSAVAIPAGRFAVIGAELLLPFLAGHALHGRIGPLLARHGRLLGLVDRGSVLLVVYTAFSQGMARGIWFRATVPRLAALLAVEAVLLAVVLAATAAASALLGFGRADRVAIVFSGSKKSLVNGLPMAAVLFGSRAGLTVLPLMMFHQLQLVVCAVIARRWPLRRPVRVPRPSLARPSRPGP, from the coding sequence ATGCACGGCACCGCGTCACCACCGGGAACGCCCGGCCCGCCCACCGCGCCCGGCCGCCGGCGGGTCCGCCCGCCCCGTATCGACCCCTACGTCGCCGCGCTGTTCGGCACGGTCGGGGTCGCCGCGCTCCTCCCGGCGACGGGCGCCGCCGAGGCGCCGGTCGGCACCGCCTCGAACCTTGCCATCGCCGGATTGTTCTTCCTCTACGGCGCCCGGCTGTCCTCCCGTGCGGCTGTCGACGGGCTGCGGCACTGGCGGCTGCACCTCACCATCACCGGCAGCACGTTCGTCCTCTTCCCGCTGCTCGGCCTCGCCGCCCGCGTGCTCGTGCCGGACGTCATCGCCCCCGACCTCTATCCCGGCCTGCTCTTCCTGTGCCTGCTGCCCACCACCGTGCAGTCCGCCATCGGCTTCACCGCGATCGCCCGCGGCAATGTGGCGGCGGCGATCTGCGCCGGAACGTATTCAAGCCTGCTCGGCATGCTCGTCACGCCGTTCCTGGCGGCGGCGCTGCTCGGCTCGGCGGTCGCGATCCCCGCGGGACGCTTCGCGGTGATCGGCGCGGAGTTGCTGCTGCCGTTCCTCGCCGGGCATGCCCTGCACGGCCGGATCGGGCCGCTCCTCGCCCGGCACGGGCGGCTGCTCGGCCTCGTCGACCGGGGGTCGGTGCTGCTGGTCGTCTACACCGCCTTCAGCCAGGGCATGGCACGGGGCATCTGGTTCCGCGCGACGGTGCCGCGGCTGGCCGCGCTGCTCGCGGTCGAAGCCGTGCTGCTCGCCGTGGTCCTCGCGGCGACCGCGGCGGCGTCGGCGCTGCTCGGGTTCGGCCGGGCGGACCGCGTGGCGATCGTCTTCTCCGGCTCGAAGAAGAGCCTGGTGAACGGCCTCCCGATGGCCGCGGTGCTGTTCGGATCGCGGGCGGGGCTCACGGTGCTGCCCCTGATGATGTTCCACCAGCTGCAACTGGTCGTCTGTGCCGTCATCGCCCGCCGGTGGCCCCTCCGGCGCCCGGTCCGTGTGCCGCGCCCGAGCCTTGCCCGTCCCAGTCGGCCAGGTCCGTGA
- a CDS encoding MFS transporter, with protein sequence MITWQPARSRVRRGPSALLDLAGPRHPVLLATAAAAALHLLWALLLAKDSGDMAAQYAWTDFIRAHPWASYDLSWYGGMHPASYSVLSPYIMAVLGVRTSAVVAGTLSTAVAATVLVRAGVKRPLVPVLWTVFALWCDAVSGRVTFALGVLFGLVATALLFPSELAARGRFWRLTAATTMGALATMCSPVAGLFVLVVAAALFLDKRRTDAFVLAAAPPLVVGTTSLLFPFYGVQPFAWYLAIIPLAVSGAISLVVPKSWRSVQLGASVYALGVLVTWAIPSPIGSNVERLALLFGGTVLLIVAMGSTRGTRRSMALWLAFGAVATWQIVEPVYDQVTTRALPATVEHAGPLISELQKIRADRGRVEVVPMSSHWEASGLSPYVNLARGWNRQADEERNPLFYHGTLTADAYRDWLRRWSVDYVILPSGQPDFAAVTEAKLVATDQPWLHPLWQNADWQVYQVSGAEPLADPPAVVVKAGQAELTVTMSRAGSVLLRIPWSPVLGVEGARDDQHGCVTSDGPWSRLYAPAPGTYRIGGSYRQIRGTPCGKEELTDLADWDGQGSGAAHGPGAGGATGGR encoded by the coding sequence GTGATCACCTGGCAGCCCGCGCGATCCCGCGTTCGACGTGGTCCGAGCGCGCTCCTGGACCTGGCCGGCCCCCGGCACCCGGTCCTGCTCGCCACGGCCGCTGCCGCCGCGCTGCACCTGCTGTGGGCGCTGCTGCTGGCCAAGGACTCGGGCGACATGGCGGCGCAGTACGCCTGGACGGACTTCATACGGGCCCATCCCTGGGCGTCGTACGACCTGTCCTGGTACGGCGGCATGCATCCCGCCTCGTACAGCGTCCTGTCCCCGTACATCATGGCGGTGCTGGGCGTGCGCACGAGCGCGGTCGTCGCGGGCACGCTGTCGACGGCGGTGGCCGCGACGGTACTGGTGCGCGCCGGTGTGAAGCGGCCGCTGGTGCCGGTGCTGTGGACGGTGTTCGCCCTGTGGTGCGACGCCGTTTCCGGGCGGGTGACCTTCGCGCTGGGCGTGCTGTTCGGCCTGGTGGCGACCGCGCTGCTGTTCCCCTCCGAACTGGCCGCCCGAGGCCGCTTCTGGCGGCTGACGGCCGCCACCACGATGGGGGCGCTGGCCACCATGTGCAGCCCGGTGGCCGGGCTGTTCGTGCTGGTGGTCGCGGCGGCGCTGTTCCTGGACAAGCGACGCACGGACGCCTTCGTACTGGCCGCGGCCCCGCCCCTGGTGGTGGGGACCACCTCGCTGCTGTTCCCCTTCTACGGCGTGCAGCCCTTCGCCTGGTACCTGGCGATCATCCCGCTGGCCGTCTCGGGCGCGATCTCGCTGGTGGTCCCGAAGTCCTGGCGCTCGGTCCAACTCGGTGCGTCGGTGTACGCGTTGGGCGTCCTGGTCACCTGGGCCATACCGTCACCCATCGGCAGCAACGTGGAGCGGCTGGCGCTGCTCTTCGGCGGCACCGTACTGCTGATCGTGGCGATGGGCAGCACCAGGGGGACCCGGCGGTCCATGGCGCTGTGGCTGGCGTTCGGCGCCGTGGCGACCTGGCAGATCGTCGAGCCGGTCTATGATCAGGTGACGACCCGTGCGCTCCCCGCCACCGTCGAGCACGCGGGCCCGCTCATCTCCGAACTGCAGAAGATCAGGGCCGACCGCGGGCGAGTCGAGGTGGTACCGATGAGTTCGCACTGGGAGGCTTCCGGTCTGTCGCCCTACGTCAACCTGGCCCGCGGCTGGAACCGGCAGGCCGACGAGGAACGCAACCCGCTCTTCTACCACGGCACCCTCACCGCCGACGCCTACCGCGACTGGCTGCGCCGCTGGAGTGTCGACTACGTCATACTGCCGTCCGGCCAACCGGATTTCGCCGCGGTGACCGAGGCGAAGCTCGTCGCCACCGACCAGCCCTGGCTGCACCCGCTGTGGCAGAACGCGGACTGGCAGGTGTACCAGGTGAGCGGGGCCGAGCCGCTGGCCGATCCGCCGGCCGTGGTGGTGAAGGCAGGTCAGGCCGAGTTGACGGTGACGATGTCCCGGGCCGGTTCGGTGCTGCTGCGCATCCCGTGGTCCCCGGTGCTGGGCGTCGAGGGCGCGCGGGACGACCAGCACGGCTGCGTGACGTCGGACGGCCCCTGGAGCCGGCTCTACGCGCCGGCCCCCGGCACCTACCGGATCGGCGGCAGCTACCGGCAGATCCGCGGCACGCCGTGCGGCAAGGAGGAACTCACGGACCTGGCCGACTGGGACGGGCAAGGCTCGGGCGCGGCACACGGACCGGGCGCCGGAGGGGCCACCGGCGGGCGATGA
- a CDS encoding cytochrome d ubiquinol oxidase subunit II — protein MTASSEAIGVGVLLVAVIAAYALFAGADFGAGIWDLLAGGTRRGTGPRAAIDASLTPVWEGNHVWLIFGLVITWTGFPQAFAAVMTALFVPLFVSLMGIVLRGVGFAFRHEARRLRFRQLAGAVFAVSSLITPFFLGTVIGAVVTGRVPARPSGNLPSAWTTPTALVTGFLFTATCAYISAIYLVGDSHRRGDPRMVTYFVRRAAAAGVVTGVLAGVNMLLMRHSATYVSDRLTGDALPLVALSVAAGAAALVLVLFRPTRIALLRVTAAIAVAAVVGGWGWAQYPYLLPTSLTLAAGSAPTAAAQAEFAVAALAALLVVPSFGYLYWLQQHGRLQEGSSASLRAAAGPGDLAVPAAEPPAPRKGGFLTGLMLTAAIVDLVRDALARRRGRRPS, from the coding sequence GTGACCGCCTCGTCCGAAGCGATCGGGGTCGGGGTCCTGCTGGTCGCGGTCATCGCGGCGTACGCGCTGTTCGCCGGCGCCGACTTCGGCGCCGGCATCTGGGATCTCCTGGCCGGCGGCACCCGGCGCGGGACCGGCCCCCGCGCGGCCATCGACGCGTCCCTGACGCCGGTGTGGGAGGGCAACCACGTCTGGCTCATCTTCGGCCTGGTCATCACCTGGACGGGGTTCCCGCAGGCGTTCGCCGCCGTGATGACCGCGCTGTTCGTGCCGCTGTTCGTCTCGCTGATGGGCATCGTGTTGCGCGGCGTCGGGTTCGCCTTCCGGCACGAGGCTCGGCGGCTGCGGTTCCGGCAGCTCGCCGGGGCGGTCTTCGCGGTGTCCTCCCTGATCACGCCGTTCTTCCTCGGCACGGTGATCGGGGCAGTCGTCACCGGCCGGGTGCCGGCCCGGCCGTCCGGGAACCTGCCGTCCGCCTGGACCACGCCGACCGCCCTGGTCACCGGCTTCCTCTTCACTGCCACGTGTGCCTACATCAGCGCCATCTATCTCGTCGGCGACTCCCACCGCCGCGGGGACCCGCGGATGGTGACGTACTTCGTCCGCCGGGCGGCGGCCGCCGGTGTCGTGACCGGCGTGCTGGCCGGAGTGAACATGCTCCTGATGCGGCACAGCGCGACGTATGTGTCCGACCGGCTGACCGGCGACGCGCTCCCCCTCGTCGCCCTGTCGGTCGCCGCGGGGGCCGCGGCCCTGGTCCTGGTCCTGTTCCGGCCCACCCGGATCGCGCTGCTGCGGGTGACCGCCGCGATCGCGGTGGCGGCCGTCGTCGGCGGCTGGGGGTGGGCGCAGTACCCCTATCTGCTGCCCACCTCGCTGACCCTCGCGGCCGGCAGCGCGCCCACCGCCGCGGCCCAGGCCGAGTTCGCCGTCGCCGCACTGGCCGCCCTGCTGGTGGTGCCGTCCTTCGGGTACCTGTACTGGCTTCAGCAGCACGGCCGGCTCCAGGAGGGTTCCTCCGCGAGCCTGCGGGCGGCGGCGGGCCCCGGGGATCTCGCGGTGCCGGCCGCCGAGCCGCCGGCACCCCGCAAGGGTGGGTTCCTCACCGGTCTGATGCTCACCGCCGCCATCGTCGACCTGGTCCGTGACGCCCTCGCCAGACGACGCGGACGCCGGCCCTCCTGA
- a CDS encoding cytochrome ubiquinol oxidase subunit I — MGTVTVGGLAQLAGAVPARSQMGASLGFHIIFACFGIAFPSVVLVAHWIGLRHGDPVALLLARRWSKVMGVLGAVGAVSGTVLSYELGLLWPGLMGRFGAAFGIPFSIEGIFFFVESIFIGIYLYGWTRLPPWVHWWTGVPIAVAGIFGAWAVVAANSWMNQPAGFTLHNGQITSVRPWSVLFNRASGYEVPHMLLAAYMVTALTVAGVYATGLLRGRRDRYHRLGFAVPFAVGAVAAPFQIAVGDIAARAVADDQPAKFAAMELVPHTGRYVTEWLGGIYSNGHVYFGVGVPWADSLLVGFSPSTRVLGWDSIPPEYRPPLANLLHLAFDAMVGIGTVLLVLGAWQGWVWWFHRRVLLTRWFLVPAALSGAGAIAAMECGWIVTEVGRQPWTVYNVLLTQDAVTPSRGVPVTLGVILAVYAVLTGISVFVPWLMGHRWRTEPPAAEDAEATPYGPPTDQPERARL; from the coding sequence GTGGGAACGGTGACCGTCGGCGGGCTGGCCCAGCTGGCCGGCGCGGTACCGGCCCGCAGCCAGATGGGGGCGTCGCTCGGTTTCCACATCATCTTCGCCTGTTTCGGCATCGCGTTCCCGTCGGTGGTGCTCGTCGCGCACTGGATCGGGCTGCGCCACGGCGACCCGGTGGCGCTGCTGCTGGCCCGCCGCTGGTCCAAGGTCATGGGCGTGCTCGGGGCGGTGGGCGCGGTGTCCGGCACCGTGCTCTCCTACGAGCTCGGTCTGCTGTGGCCGGGGCTGATGGGGCGGTTCGGCGCAGCCTTCGGCATCCCGTTCAGCATCGAGGGGATCTTCTTCTTCGTCGAGTCCATCTTCATCGGCATCTACCTCTACGGCTGGACCCGCCTGCCGCCCTGGGTGCACTGGTGGACCGGGGTGCCGATCGCGGTCGCCGGCATCTTCGGAGCATGGGCGGTGGTGGCCGCGAACTCCTGGATGAACCAGCCCGCCGGATTCACCCTCCACAACGGGCAGATCACCTCCGTGCGCCCCTGGTCGGTGCTGTTCAACCGGGCCAGCGGCTACGAAGTGCCGCACATGCTGCTGGCCGCCTACATGGTGACCGCCCTGACCGTGGCCGGCGTCTACGCGACGGGCCTGCTGCGCGGCCGCCGTGACCGCTACCACCGGCTGGGCTTCGCGGTCCCGTTCGCCGTCGGCGCCGTCGCCGCACCGTTCCAGATCGCGGTCGGCGACATCGCGGCGCGAGCGGTCGCCGACGACCAGCCGGCGAAGTTCGCCGCGATGGAGCTGGTCCCGCACACCGGCCGCTACGTCACCGAGTGGCTCGGCGGCATCTACAGCAACGGCCACGTCTACTTCGGAGTCGGCGTGCCCTGGGCGGACTCCCTCCTGGTGGGCTTCTCGCCGAGCACCCGGGTGTTGGGCTGGGACAGCATTCCACCGGAGTACCGCCCGCCGCTGGCCAACCTGCTGCACCTGGCGTTCGACGCCATGGTCGGCATCGGAACGGTGCTGCTGGTGCTCGGCGCCTGGCAGGGGTGGGTGTGGTGGTTCCACCGCCGGGTGTTGCTCACCCGCTGGTTCCTCGTGCCGGCGGCGCTCTCCGGCGCCGGCGCGATCGCGGCGATGGAGTGCGGCTGGATCGTCACCGAGGTCGGCCGCCAGCCGTGGACCGTCTACAACGTCCTGCTGACCCAGGACGCGGTGACCCCCTCGCGCGGTGTGCCGGTCACCTTGGGGGTGATCCTCGCGGTCTACGCGGTGCTCACCGGCATCTCCGTCTTCGTGCCGTGGCTGATGGGCCACCGCTGGCGCACGGAGCCGCCCGCGGCGGAGGACGCCGAGGCCACGCCCTACGGACCGCCGACCGATCAACCCGAGAGGGCACGGCTGTGA